A window of the Vigna angularis cultivar LongXiaoDou No.4 chromosome 3, ASM1680809v1, whole genome shotgun sequence genome harbors these coding sequences:
- the LOC108323369 gene encoding protein LOW PSII ACCUMULATION 1, chloroplastic isoform X1 has protein sequence MAITFGSVIPNSNTMSLTLTTQPLNNLITNHRTNFVFCGRSVGYGHTLSFSDQRVSSSFATLVCSAANKPDISSTAKIRSEVLSPFRSVRMFFYIAFVASGSLGAFIAITQLIGALANSSRATEVPEILKGLAIDIAAVSLFAFLYFRENKAKNAQVARLSREESLSNLKLRVDEKKIIPMNSLRGIARLVICAGPASFVTESFKRSEPFTESLLDRGVLVVPLVTDGNSPAFEFEETGDLATRRKRLWQLAPVYINEWSEWLDEQKKLAGVPSDSPVYLSLRMDGRVRGSGVGYPPWNALVAQLPSVKGMWTGLLDGMDGRVL, from the exons ATGGCTATAACGTTCGGTTCAGTGATTCCTAACTCCAACACTATGTCTCTCACTCTCACCACACAACCCTTAAACAACCTCATCACCAATCATCGTACCAATTTTGTGTTCTGTGGCCGAAGTGTTGGCTATGGACACACTCTGTCTTTTTCAGACCAAAGGGTTTCTTCTTCCTTTGCCACTCTTGTTTGTTCTGCTGCCAATAAACCAGATATTAG CTCTACAGCCAAGATAAGGAGCGAGGTTCTCTCACCTTTTCGGTCTGTTAGGATGTTCTTTTATATTGCTTTTGTTGCAAGTGGTTCTCTGGGGGCATTCATAGCAATCACACAACTAATTGGAGCACTGGCTAACTCATCAAGAGCAACTGAAGTCCCTGAAATTCTGAAGGGCCTTGCCATTGACATTGCTGCAGTGTCTTTATTTGCTTTCTTGTACTTCAGAGAGAACAAAGCAAAGAATGCACAGGTGGCTCGCCTCTCAAGAGAAGAAAGCTTATCAAACCTTAAGCTCCGTGTGGATGAGAAGAAGATCATTCCTATGAATTCCTTGAGAGGGATTGCTCGTCTTGTCATATGTGCTGGCCCTGCATCCTTTGTAACTGAGTCTTTTAAGCGGAGTGAACCTTTCACTGAAAGCCTTTTGGACAGAGGGGTGCTTGTTGTGCCCTTAGTAACAGATGGAAATTCACCTGCTTTTGAGTTTGAGGAGACTGGGGATCTTGCCACAAGAAGGAAAAGACTATGGCAACTGGCTCCAGTTTACATCAATGAGTGGTCTGA GTGGTTAGATGAGCAAAAGAAGTTAGCTGGTGTACCTTCTGATTCTCCAGT GTATCTATCCCTACGCATGGATGGTCGTGTTCGTGGTAGTGGTGTTGGTTATCCTCCTTGGAATGCTTTGGTTGCACAACTACCATCAGTGAAGGGAATGTGGACTGGTCTACTAGATGGCATGGATGGTAGAGTTCTTTAA
- the LOC108323356 gene encoding uncharacterized protein LOC108323356, translated as MNKRKISQTKGTDPKTSEFAFFKKLKKDASDGFHLRPLQKESRQSSKKSESTDYSREKMGDVRIGSNCDNSSRIIEHVSTVRADSCFSPSVKAWNKSGLYCISYTPKGSQDYSDKFKSQRIFSHEDQHAHGEVFARKRQKLRLSAADALFTDLEKLCSKGHDIISMLLSRLFPTSTEENKYEDTHPGKEANGARYDLPDSRKSDDQFKEQYRIPKTKLLGLESSPNLRDLVLSPSYLRLDGRFNLHSKFPTYDSNNFPPRITEPDCKQSATQSFGVATKGDVIPEPLLNEAANATRHGLHDSRELDVQFAEHHQIPKRKPLELESSSSFNDHFLSPVFLRSFEMINPHADFQPYPLNFQPLLSMTEARSNFGGTPSFIDKSDVTRGFLSNNQDREIFTSNHFKELGIPEKESIPLMEKDFDYTANATNFPITYMHTKPNMPPELSILGQPEEQTLHNTLDRYHFSPSFSLLDKSQNFSSILDSGFLRYQEVKFGRYVYEDMDTNFNHTALSLSHSKHYFNVQENWKNDTSCDQDMFFSPYKHWVGRTVSSAYHHHPNLETWLPSSLDECQRSLSLTSSHLNCQSSSSRTLQLSQRESVPSLFQINDNDEPEMDGENHEEVLYHFRKSLIEIYNSSFLHMSMPISFG; from the exons atgaataaaaggaaaatttctcaaactaaag GAACAGATCCAAAAACTTCTGAGTTTGCTTTCTTTAAGAAATTGAAGAAGGATGCAAGCGATGGATTTCATTTACGTCCACTGCAAAAGGAATCTCGTCAATCATCTAAGAAGTCAGAATCCACAGACTATTCCAGAG AGAAGATGGGTGATGTCAGGATCGGAAGTAATTGCGACAATTCTTCAAGGATCATTGAGCACGTATCAACTGTAAGGGCAGACTCATGTTTCTCACCTTCTGTAAAAGCTTGGAATAAATCAG GCTTGTACTGCATCAGCTACACGCCAAAGGGCTCCCAGGATTATAGTGACAAATTCAAATCCCAGCGAATATTTTCACATGAAG ATCAGCATGCGCATGGAGAAGTTTTTGCTAGAAAGAGACAAAAATTACGACTAAGTGCTGCAGATGCCTTGTTTACAGACCTAGAGAAGCTCTGTTCAAAAGG GCATGATATTATTTCCATGCTCCTTAGTCGGCTGTTCCCTACGAGCACTGAAGAAAAT AAATATGAGGATACACATCCAGGAAAAGAAGCGAATGGTGCAAGATATGATTTACCTGATTCTCGAAAGTCAGATGATCAATTTAAGGAGCAATATCGGATACCTAAAACGAAGCTTCTTGGACTTGAATCAAGCCCAAACTTGAGAGATCTTGTGTTGTCTCCTTCCTATCTCAGACTAGATGGGAGATTTAATCTGCACTCGAAGTTTCCAACCTATGATTCAAACAATTTTCCGCCTCGAATAACGGAACCTGACTGCAAACAAAGTGCAACTCAAAGTTTCGGTGTCGCAACCAAGGGCGATGTAATTCCTGAACCTTTGCTTAACGAAGCAGCAAATGCTACCAGACATGGTTTGCATGATTCTCGGGAGTTAGATGTTCAATTTGCAGAACACCATCAAATACCTAAGAGGAAGCCTCTTGAACTTGAATCAAGTTCATCCTTCAATGATCATTTTCTGTCTCCTGTTTTTCTGCGATCATTTGAGATGATTAACCCTCATGCCGACTTTCAACCTTATCCACTCAACTTTCAACCTCTGCTCAGTATGACAGAAGCTAGAAGCAATTTTGGTGGAACTCCAAGTTTCATTGACAAGAGTGATGTAACCCGAGGGTTTCTGAGTAATAACCAAGATCGTGAAATCTTTACATCCAATCATTTCAAAGAGCTGGGGATACCAGAGAAAGAATCGATTCCTCTTATGGAAAAAGATTTTGACTACACTGCAAATGCGACAAATTTTCCTATCACTTACATGCATACAAAGCCAAATATGCCCCCTGAATTATCAATTTTAGGCCAACCTGAAGAGCAGACATTACATAATACATTAGATAGATACCACTTTAGTCCCTCATTCTCGCTACTGGACAAATCACAGAACTTCAGTTCAATATTGGATTCTGGTTTCTTAAGATATCAAGAAGTCAAGTTTGGAAGATATGTCTATGAAGACATGGACACAAATTTTAACCATACAGCATTGTCTCTGTCACACAGTAAGCACTACTTTAATGTTCAGGAAAATTGGAAGAATGACACGTCATGTGATCAAGACATGTTCTTTTCACCATACAAACATTGGGTCGGAAGGACAGTTTCTAGTGCCTACCATCATCATCCTAATCTGGAAACCTGGCTTCCATCTTCACTAGATGAATGTCAGAGGAGCTTATCTCTAACTAGTTCCCATTTAAATTGCCAAAGTTCAAGTTCAAGAACTTTACAATTGTCACAAAGGGAAAGTGTGCCTtctctttttcaaattaatGATAATGACGAGCCAGAAATGGATGGTGAAAATCACGAGGAAGTGCTTTATCATTTTAGGAAAAGcttgattgaaatatataacTCTTCTTTTCTCCATATGTCCATGCCCATTTCCTTTGGATGA
- the LOC108323355 gene encoding uncharacterized protein LOC108323355, with protein MQMLIDKEMSKQKDSKHYLPNVVAKLMGLETLPSGEPNLSMGRSYRSAYPQQMHSPVGFPFRHWQQEDRFMEREILHEVHPSTEQVAYKEMYEIWQQSQRARHASGKVPDRGRWSEDVDGKRMALIRQKFIEAKHLSTDERMRQSKQFKDALEVLSSNSDLLMRLLDSQNVYEFYSSRRTDTKRITLIKPSKMDDNDKPARKEKRNNRLIKKSPNVDQAAGWENKNSGNSPDSQKVDESPVRTTRIVLLKPSPGRTPEQKDAISPTTTSPPNLRSGNCHQGPEYDDAIESIRVAKEITQQMHKDLWSYQKDKTPHYSSVISNGYSDDESSFNKSYHEYASANFSDLEAMSMSSLPRLSWDYNYINGCSSPYSTMSLGRVPCSPESSVCREAKKRLSERWTMMTSDNKGPQEQTTVRRNSTLGEMLSLTHTKKSATSVVESIQEDQEPGKSVSCSHSFNAEISNQGSPKNLPRSNSVSASSTVNGTDLTVQVAAPKTGKSQASRAQTKSKRRSTFKEKVASLLFSKSKKSTKEKPSSPQSKDASQPAPIVTEALVLPPEVLRDDESQIINVDSFEEFSLVALCESSEKTSTNSVANRQEEDMITLEPGLAVAGSMMLEINSSESPDQPSPFSVLQPPFEDDQLGSQVELKSNLIDKSPPIESIARTLSWDDSSAEVASPHLLKPLTVPSLDSKIEEKEWLLLVHNLLSAAGLDDQQQYDSFYTRWYSLESPLDPSLRDTLLNEKEPQPMHEGRRRKMRSNHKLVFDYINAALLELVGYGSEKFLKGSGNHCRVLIQESAPESTLLVDHIVAKIKELMASGVRCEWDSNSLVVENVVRKEIVQIGWVDLMKLEIDVLGKEIEGDLIQELVENAVVDFTGRA; from the exons ATGCAGATGCTCATAGACAAAGAAATGTCCAAACAGAAAGACTCCAAGCACTACCTACCAAATGTTGTAGCAAAACTAATGGGGCTTGAAACCCTTCCAAGTGGAGAGCCTAATTTATCTATGGGAAGAAGCTACAGAAGTGCTTATCCTCAACAAATGCATAGTCCTGTAGGCTTCCCATTCAGGCATTGGCAGCAGGAAGATAGGTTTATGGAGAGGGAAATACTTCATGAAGTTCACCCAAGCACAGAACAGGTTGCTTACAAagaaatgtatgaaatatggCAGCAATCTCAGAGAGCAAGGCATGCAAGTGGCAAGGTACCTGATAGAGGAAGATGGAGTGAAGATGTTGATGGGAAAAGAATGGCTCTCATTCGTCAGAAATTCATAGAAGCAAAACATCTGTCAACCGATGAGAGAATGCGTCAATCTAAACAATTTAAAGATGCCTTGGAAGTTCTAAGCTCCAACAGTGATCTCTTAATGAGGTTATTGGATTCTCAAAATGTTTATGAATTTTACTCAAGTCGACGTACTGATACAAAGCGCATTACTCTTATTAAACCTTCCAAGATGGACGACAATGACAAACCAGCCAGAAAGGAGAAAAGGAACAATAGACTAATTAAGAAATCACCAAATGTTGATCAAGCAGCTGGGTGGGAGAACAAGAATTCTGGAAACTCTCCAGATAGTCAGAAAGTTGATGAATCTCCAGTTCGAACCACTCGAATTGTGTTGCTGAAACCTAGCCCTGGGAGGACACCTGAGCAAAAGGATGCGATTTCTCCAACAACAACATCACCACCAAATCTGAGAAGTGGTAATTGCCATCAGGGACCTGAATATGACGATGCAATAGAATCCATTAGAGTGGCAAAAGAGATCACACAGCAAATGCATAAGGATCTGTGGAGCTATCAAAAGGATAAAACTCCACATTATTCTTCAGTTATTTCCAATGGCTATTCTGATGATGAGAGTTCgttcaacaaatcatatcaCGAGTATGCATCAGCAAATTTCAGTGATTTGGAAGCTATGTCAATGTCATCGCTGCCAAGGCTTTCATGGGATTACAATTACATCAATGGCTGTAGCAGTCCTTATTCTACAATGTCCTTGGGTCGCGTGCCTTGCTCCCCTGAGTCATCAGTGTGCAGAGAGGCGAAGAAAAGGCTTTCTGAAAGATGGACTATGATGACATCAGATAATAAGGGTCCTCAAGAACAAACGACAGTGAGAAGAAACTCTACCTTGGGTGAGATGCTTTCTCTTACCCACACGAAGAAATCTGCAACATCTGTGGTTGAGAGTATTCAAGAGGACCAAGAACCCGGAAAATCTGTTTCTTGCAGTCATTCTTTCAATGCAGAAATAAGCAATCAGGGCTCTCCTAAAAATCTTCCCAGGTCAAATTCTGTGTCTGCATCCTCTACTGTCAATGGAACTGATCTCACAGTTCAAGTTGCTGCTCCAAAAACTGGCAAATCACAAGCCTCCAGGGCACAGACAAAGTCAAAGAGGAGATCAACGTTTAAAGAAAAAGTAGCCAGTCTCTTGTTCTCAAAGAGTAAGAAATCAACCAAGGAAAAGCCAAGTTCTCCTCAATCTAAAGATGCATCCCAACCCGCTCCTATCGTCACTGAAGCATTAGTTCTTCCACCTGAAGTCCTTAGGGATGATGAGTCTCAAATCATCAATGTGGATAGTTTTGAAGAGTTTTCTCTTGTAGCTCTATGTGAATCATCAGAGAAAACTTCCACAAATTCAGTTGCTAACAGACAAGAAGAAGACATGATTACACTAGAG CCTGGATTGGCAGTGGCAGGGTCCATGATGCTAGAGATTAATTCGAGCGAAAGCCCAGATCAGCCTAGTCCATTCTCAGTGTTACAACCTCCATTTGAAGATGATCAACTAG GATCACAGGTGGAACTGAAGTCCAATTTAATTGACAAATCACCACCTATAGAATCAATAGCTAGGACCCTATCATGGGATGATTCTTCTGCAGAAGTGGCAAGCCCCCATCTATTAAAACCCTTAACGGTTCCTTCCTTGGACTCCAAGATAGAGGAAAAAGAGTGGCTTCTCTTGGTCCACAACCTACTATCAGCAGCTGGACTTGATGACCAGCAGCAATATGACTCGTTTTACACCAGATGGTATTCCCTTGAAAGCCCATTGGACCCGTCATTGAGGGACACATTACTCAATGAGAAGGAGCCTCAGCCAATGCACGAGGGCAGAAGAAGGAAGATGAGATCAAATCATAAACTTGTTTTTGATTATATCAATGCTGCACTATTGGAACTTGTTGGTTATGGGTCAGAAAAGTTCTTAAAGGGCAGTGGGAACCACTGCAGGGTCCTAATCCAAGAGAGTGCACCGGAATCTACCTTGTTGGTGGACCACATTGTGGCCAAAATAAAGGAATTAATGGCAAGTGGGGTGAGGTGTGAGTGGGACAGCAACAGCCTGGTGGTAGAAAATGTTGTCAGAAAAGAGATTGTGCAGATAGGGTGGGTGGACCTTATGAAATTGGAGATAGACGTTTTGGGAAAGGAGATAGAGGGGGACTTGATTCAAGAGCTTGTGGAGAATGCAGTGGTTGATTTTACAGGCAGAGCCTGA
- the LOC108323366 gene encoding tetraspanin-18 gives MRFNTCHVSLAFVLKFLNFLQSFVGISILLYSIWMFNEWEHRLPPPPLPHAFDFYLNLASIVLPAPWFIYAFLGVGILVLCISLLGCIAAEMINGCCLCFYTLLIAVLLLLEASLVGFIALDSDWEKDIPLDPTGRLDELRTFIEDNIDICTWVGITVLVVQALALLLALILRATVSTRGTDFDYEDECDARGRSWEPLLNPQSGQPSGSGKVDNRGNHSDIWSSRMREKYGLNHGDKSTYQP, from the exons ATGCGTTTCAATACCTGTCACGTTTCGCTCGCTTTCGTTCTCAAATTCCTCAATTTCCTTCAATCCTTCGTTGGCATTTCCATTTTGCTCTATTCCATATGGATGTTCAACGAATGGGAGCAtcgtcttcctcctcctcctcttcctcacgCTTTCGATTTCTATCTCAATCTCGCTTCAATCGTTCTCCCCGCCCCATG GTTTATCTACGCTTTCTTGGGAGTGGGAATTTTGGTGTTATGCATTTCTCTCTTGGGTTGCATTGCAGCTGAAATGATTAATGGTTGCTGCTTGTGTTTT TACACTTTACTCATCGCGGTGCTTCTTCTGCTGGAAGCTTCTCTGGTGGGATTCATTGCACTTGATAGTGATTGGGAGAAG GATATTCCACTTGATCCAACCGGTCGACTTGACGAGCTTCGAACTTTCATCGAAGATAATATAGATATCTGTACTTGGGTTGGCATTACTGTTCTCGTGGTTCAG GCATTGGCTCTACTACTGGCATTAATTCTGCGAGCCACCGTGTCTACCCGGGGGACTGATTTTGATTATGAGGATGAGTGTGATGCTAGGGGTAGAAGTTGGGAACCCCTACTAAATCCTCAATCTGGCCAACCATCTGGGTCTGGCAAAGTTGATAATAGAGGAAATCACTCGGATATTTGGAGCTCACGGATGAGAGAAAAG TACGGATTGAACCATGGTGATAAGAGCACCTACCAACCATGA
- the LOC108323369 gene encoding protein LOW PSII ACCUMULATION 1, chloroplastic isoform X2 — protein sequence MAITFGSVIPNSNTMSLTLTTQPLNNLITNHRTNFVFCGRSVGYGHTLSFSDQRVSSSFATLVCSAANKPDISSTAKIRSEVLSPFRSVRMFFYIAFVASGSLGAFIAITQLIGALANSSRATEVPEILKGLAIDIAAVSLFAFLYFRENKAKNAQVARLSREESLSNLKLRVDEKKIIPMNSLRGIARLVICAGPASFVTESFKRSEPFTESLLDRGVLVVPLVTDGNSPAFEFEETGDLATRRKRLWQLAPVYINEWWLDEQKKLAGVPSDSPVYLSLRMDGRVRGSGVGYPPWNALVAQLPSVKGMWTGLLDGMDGRVL from the exons ATGGCTATAACGTTCGGTTCAGTGATTCCTAACTCCAACACTATGTCTCTCACTCTCACCACACAACCCTTAAACAACCTCATCACCAATCATCGTACCAATTTTGTGTTCTGTGGCCGAAGTGTTGGCTATGGACACACTCTGTCTTTTTCAGACCAAAGGGTTTCTTCTTCCTTTGCCACTCTTGTTTGTTCTGCTGCCAATAAACCAGATATTAG CTCTACAGCCAAGATAAGGAGCGAGGTTCTCTCACCTTTTCGGTCTGTTAGGATGTTCTTTTATATTGCTTTTGTTGCAAGTGGTTCTCTGGGGGCATTCATAGCAATCACACAACTAATTGGAGCACTGGCTAACTCATCAAGAGCAACTGAAGTCCCTGAAATTCTGAAGGGCCTTGCCATTGACATTGCTGCAGTGTCTTTATTTGCTTTCTTGTACTTCAGAGAGAACAAAGCAAAGAATGCACAGGTGGCTCGCCTCTCAAGAGAAGAAAGCTTATCAAACCTTAAGCTCCGTGTGGATGAGAAGAAGATCATTCCTATGAATTCCTTGAGAGGGATTGCTCGTCTTGTCATATGTGCTGGCCCTGCATCCTTTGTAACTGAGTCTTTTAAGCGGAGTGAACCTTTCACTGAAAGCCTTTTGGACAGAGGGGTGCTTGTTGTGCCCTTAGTAACAGATGGAAATTCACCTGCTTTTGAGTTTGAGGAGACTGGGGATCTTGCCACAAGAAGGAAAAGACTATGGCAACTGGCTCCAGTTTACATCAATGAGTG GTGGTTAGATGAGCAAAAGAAGTTAGCTGGTGTACCTTCTGATTCTCCAGT GTATCTATCCCTACGCATGGATGGTCGTGTTCGTGGTAGTGGTGTTGGTTATCCTCCTTGGAATGCTTTGGTTGCACAACTACCATCAGTGAAGGGAATGTGGACTGGTCTACTAGATGGCATGGATGGTAGAGTTCTTTAA
- the LOC108323367 gene encoding photosystem I reaction center subunit IV, chloroplastic: MHISGDQIIRQTKHSSSFKASQCSVALVLLQRFRSPKLERQPTSHNTHKNMASAASGFVLSLNVAAATTNSSPSRVMFLSKNNGSRLVVRASDEAAPAPATATPPPEAEAKPKPPPIGPKRGAKVKILRKESYWYKGTGSVVAVDQDPKTRYPVVVRFNKVNYANVSTNNYALDEIVEVE, encoded by the exons ATGCACATTTCTGGGGATCAGATAATTCGCCAAACTAAACATTCATCTTCATTCAAAGCCTCTCAGTGCTCTGTTGCTCTTGTCCTTTTGCAACGCTTCAGATCACCAAAACTAGAGAGACAACCTACGTCACACAACACACACAAGAACATGGCATCAGCAGCATCTGGGTTTGTGTTGTCTCTTAATGTTGCAGCTGCCACCACAAACTCATCCCCTTCAAGGGTCATGTTTCTCTCAAAGAACAATGGTTCTAGGCTTGTTGTAAGGGCTTCAGACGAGGCTGCACCCGCACCTGCCACCGCCACTCCCCCACCTGAAGCCGAAGCAAAGCCAAAGCCACCACCTATTGGCCCCAAGAGAGGTGCTAAG GTGAAGATTCTTAGGAAGGAATCGTATTGGTACAAAGGAACTGGGTCAGTTGTTGCTGTTGATCAG GACCCCAAGACTCGCTACCCTGTTGTGGTTCGATTCAACAAAGTGAACTATGCCAATGTATCAACAAACAACTATGCTTTGGATGAGATCGTGGAAGTTGAATGA